Proteins encoded in a region of the Pelagicoccus sp. SDUM812003 genome:
- a CDS encoding alpha/beta hydrolase-fold protein, with amino-acid sequence MGDVSTSELPVLTGTQVTVLSSESVGDDFTLYVRVPPEAAANPDATYPVIYALDGDHTFPMMCSIVTELGWSGAVPPSIVVGIGYGTLDLENGNHRSRDLSPQPYGNEPQSGGGPKFHQFLLTEAIPFIEERYPADPEKRYLFGHSLGGLFALYTYSKSGDDFQGIVAGSPFLAGQLDLLSDTASGADARVCRLFIVTGDEEDAVYFLNDLKPLEAKLSGGWAKPGSFEIKVLPGFDHFTMVAPSISMGLKSVFAQSKQ; translated from the coding sequence ATGGGAGACGTTTCCACCAGCGAACTTCCTGTGCTCACTGGCACGCAAGTCACCGTCCTCTCTTCCGAATCGGTTGGGGACGACTTCACGCTCTACGTGCGGGTCCCGCCTGAGGCAGCAGCGAATCCAGACGCAACCTACCCTGTGATCTACGCTCTCGACGGAGATCATACCTTCCCCATGATGTGCTCCATCGTCACCGAGCTCGGCTGGTCGGGAGCCGTGCCCCCATCCATCGTAGTGGGAATTGGATACGGCACGCTCGATCTGGAGAACGGAAACCACCGCAGTCGAGACCTGAGCCCCCAGCCCTACGGAAACGAGCCGCAGTCCGGCGGTGGTCCGAAGTTTCATCAATTTCTGCTCACCGAGGCCATTCCCTTCATCGAAGAACGCTACCCTGCGGACCCCGAAAAACGCTACCTCTTCGGCCACTCTCTCGGCGGACTCTTCGCCCTCTACACGTATTCGAAAAGCGGTGACGATTTTCAAGGCATCGTCGCCGGCAGCCCCTTTCTCGCCGGACAGCTCGACCTGCTCTCGGATACCGCGAGCGGCGCCGATGCTCGCGTTTGTCGCCTCTTCATTGTCACAGGCGACGAGGAAGACGCTGTCTATTTCCTCAACGACTTGAAGCCGCTCGAAGCGAAACTCTCTGGCGGTTGGGCAAAACCCGGCTCATTTGAAATCAAAGTGCTGCCCGGCTTCGACCATTTCACCATGGTGGCGCCATCGATCAGCATGGGCTTGAAGTCCGTATTCGCCCAATCAAAACAGTAG
- a CDS encoding alpha-L-arabinofuranosidase C-terminal domain-containing protein: protein MKYVLTPLIFAAASSLVVAEPVHELTIDAAGDNGHISEHIYGHFAEHLGRGIYDGFWKKDASGEYIIRDDVVAAMKELGVPNLRWPGGCFADYYFWEHGIGRKDQRPTVVNNLWGGVTEDNSVGTHEFMDLVAELEAEPIVVGNVGSGTVEDMANWWQYINHPGESPMAKLRRENGREDPWNVKYWGVGNESWGCGGHMRPEYYADLYRRFATFLHGYGDVKPFRIATGPAEADYNWTEVVMERAGHMIDGLDLHVYTIDGTWQTHKGQAVNFDESGWYRLMRRAMWMDELITNHKAIMDEHDPEKRVWLIVGEWGTWHEQEEGSTPGFLYQQNTLRDALTASVTLDIFHQHLDRVKMANIAQTINVLQAMILTDGEQMLLTPTYHVFDLYKPHREAKALPFELDRGEYMYEGEEGDPLPAISATASINDEGQVHISLTNIDPHQARTIEISMDGLKGKKVRWAKILTADEMNARNTFEAPEALVPEKFKGAKIKGGKLIVEMPAKSLVTLAL, encoded by the coding sequence ATGAAATACGTCTTAACCCCTCTCATTTTCGCAGCTGCATCATCCCTTGTAGTTGCAGAACCAGTACATGAGCTCACTATCGATGCTGCCGGCGACAACGGTCACATCAGTGAGCATATCTACGGCCATTTCGCGGAGCATCTTGGCCGCGGAATCTACGACGGCTTTTGGAAAAAGGATGCTTCTGGCGAGTACATTATTCGCGACGACGTGGTCGCCGCCATGAAGGAGCTCGGCGTGCCAAATCTGCGATGGCCGGGCGGTTGCTTTGCCGATTACTATTTCTGGGAGCACGGCATCGGCCGCAAGGATCAGCGTCCCACGGTGGTGAACAATCTCTGGGGTGGCGTCACCGAAGATAATTCCGTGGGCACGCACGAGTTCATGGATCTAGTGGCCGAGCTGGAGGCCGAGCCCATCGTGGTCGGCAATGTCGGCAGCGGCACGGTCGAGGACATGGCGAATTGGTGGCAGTACATCAATCATCCGGGCGAGAGCCCTATGGCCAAGCTGCGCCGAGAAAACGGCCGCGAGGATCCTTGGAATGTGAAGTACTGGGGCGTAGGCAACGAAAGCTGGGGCTGCGGCGGACACATGCGCCCCGAGTACTATGCGGATCTCTATCGACGCTTCGCGACTTTTCTGCACGGCTATGGAGACGTAAAACCTTTCCGCATCGCCACTGGCCCTGCGGAGGCCGACTACAACTGGACCGAGGTGGTCATGGAGCGAGCCGGTCACATGATCGACGGCCTAGACCTGCACGTTTACACCATCGACGGCACTTGGCAGACCCACAAGGGGCAGGCAGTCAATTTCGATGAGAGCGGCTGGTATCGCCTGATGCGCCGCGCCATGTGGATGGACGAGCTCATCACCAACCATAAGGCCATCATGGATGAGCACGATCCGGAGAAACGCGTTTGGCTCATCGTGGGAGAGTGGGGCACCTGGCACGAGCAGGAGGAAGGCTCAACTCCAGGCTTTCTCTACCAGCAAAACACCCTGCGCGACGCCCTGACGGCCTCGGTCACGCTCGACATTTTCCACCAGCATCTGGACCGCGTGAAGATGGCCAACATCGCCCAGACCATCAACGTGCTGCAGGCCATGATCCTCACCGACGGCGAGCAAATGCTGCTGACGCCGACTTACCATGTGTTCGACCTCTACAAGCCGCATCGCGAGGCCAAGGCCTTGCCCTTCGAGCTGGATCGCGGCGAATATATGTACGAAGGCGAGGAAGGCGACCCGCTGCCCGCGATCAGCGCCACGGCGTCGATCAACGACGAAGGCCAGGTCCACATCAGCCTGACCAACATCGACCCGCACCAGGCGCGCACCATCGAGATCTCGATGGACGGCTTGAAGGGCAAGAAGGTCCGCTGGGCCAAGATCCTCACTGCTGACGAGATGAACGCTCGAAACACTTTCGAAGCCCCCGAAGCCCTCGTGCCCGAGAAGTTCAAGGGAGCCAAGATCAAGGGCGGCAAGCTGATCGTCGAGATGCCAGCCAAGTCGCTAGTGACTCTAGCCCTCTAG
- a CDS encoding sulfotransferase, with translation MKLNVIGVGVGRTGTYSLKLALQALDYGPCYHMEEVARDLPNHLPLWQSALAGSPNWTSLYAGYGSAVDWPTAGFYEELYAVYPDAKFVLTTRSPESWSASFASTINTLIDGKENAPPAMWEWLDMACAVIERTGFTIGSTSERFEQDFAAHNERVKAAIPESQLLVFEVAQGWDPLCAFLGRDVPVSPFPRSNNREEFWELVKGAGA, from the coding sequence CTGAACGTCATCGGCGTGGGAGTCGGACGCACCGGCACCTATTCGCTCAAACTCGCCCTGCAAGCGCTCGACTACGGACCGTGCTACCACATGGAGGAAGTCGCGCGGGACCTGCCCAATCACCTTCCCTTGTGGCAGTCCGCGCTCGCCGGCTCGCCCAATTGGACCTCCCTCTACGCTGGATACGGCAGCGCCGTCGACTGGCCCACCGCAGGCTTCTACGAAGAGCTCTATGCCGTTTATCCTGACGCGAAATTCGTTCTCACCACTCGCAGTCCCGAGAGCTGGAGCGCTAGCTTTGCCAGCACCATCAACACCTTGATCGACGGAAAGGAAAACGCCCCGCCAGCCATGTGGGAATGGCTCGACATGGCTTGCGCCGTCATCGAACGCACCGGGTTCACCATCGGCTCCACCTCCGAACGATTCGAGCAAGACTTCGCCGCTCACAACGAGCGGGTCAAAGCCGCCATACCCGAGTCGCAGCTGCTCGTCTTCGAGGTCGCCCAAGGCTGGGACCCCCTTTGCGCCTTCCTAGGCCGCGACGTTCCCGTCAGCCCCTTCCCTCGCAGCAACAACCGCGAGGAGTTCTGGGAGCTCGTCAAGGGAGCCGGCGCCTAG